The following proteins are co-located in the Labrys monachus genome:
- the mscL gene encoding large conductance mechanosensitive channel protein MscL, producing MLQEFKEFALKGNVVDLAIGVIIGAAFGKIVTSLVEDVIMPIVSALTPGGLDFSNVYFMLRGTAPAGASLADARKVGVPFAIGSFITVVIGFLIIAFVLFLAVKLINTLRRQQPPKESAKPEAPADVKLLTEIRDLLAARQ from the coding sequence ATGCTTCAGGAATTCAAGGAATTCGCCCTCAAGGGCAATGTCGTCGATCTCGCCATCGGTGTGATCATCGGTGCGGCCTTCGGCAAGATCGTCACCTCGCTCGTCGAGGACGTCATCATGCCGATCGTCAGCGCGCTGACGCCGGGCGGCCTCGATTTCTCCAATGTCTACTTCATGCTGCGCGGAACCGCGCCGGCCGGCGCCTCTCTCGCCGATGCCCGCAAGGTCGGCGTGCCCTTCGCCATCGGCAGCTTCATCACGGTGGTGATCGGCTTCCTCATCATCGCCTTCGTGCTGTTCCTCGCCGTCAAGCTGATCAACACGCTCCGCCGCCAGCAGCCGCCGAAGGAGTCGGCGAAGCCGGAGGCTCCGGCCGACGTGAAGCTCCTGACGGAGATCCGCGACCTGCTGGCCGCCCGGCAATAG
- a CDS encoding tetratricopeptide repeat protein produces the protein MIVFRRFSILLTALALASPAFADTADKDCSRGAAEQRIPACTQLLDRPLSKSTKAIVLYRRGLAYADKGDDGHAVEDYTAALQLRPRDMATLTARADAYLRLGRDQAALDDYASAIASNRHASLALVNRGFALIQLNRNEEATKDFDAALALDPRDQEAYKGRGDAERALEDHIAAVEDYTQAIRVDKTYKNAFYGRARSLIEMKDYVRAQEDLQAAIDLDPEFDSAYFSRGYVRWQLGDTEGALSDYSRALALETDFPAARLERGQLYAALHRYDEAMADYDEAIRELPDLAQAYVSRGIAWRELGDYDSSLDDMNKALSLPASKADTLVERAKTHLAADQYDLALADADAAIAAQDTVPDYYALRAKVQERRGQRDAAIGDFRKALELDPASKVAKAGLYRLGSTP, from the coding sequence ATGATCGTTTTTCGTCGTTTTTCCATCCTTTTGACGGCGCTGGCGCTCGCCTCGCCCGCCTTTGCCGACACGGCCGACAAGGACTGCTCGCGAGGGGCGGCGGAGCAGCGCATCCCCGCCTGCACCCAGCTTCTGGACAGGCCGCTTTCCAAATCCACCAAAGCGATCGTGCTCTACCGTCGCGGGCTCGCCTATGCCGACAAGGGCGATGACGGCCATGCGGTCGAGGATTACACCGCCGCCCTGCAATTGCGCCCGCGCGACATGGCCACCCTGACCGCCCGGGCCGACGCCTATCTGCGCCTCGGCCGCGACCAGGCGGCGCTCGACGATTACGCCAGCGCCATCGCCTCCAACCGACACGCATCGCTCGCTTTGGTCAATCGCGGCTTCGCTTTGATCCAGCTCAACCGCAACGAGGAAGCCACCAAGGATTTCGACGCAGCGCTCGCCCTCGATCCCCGCGACCAGGAGGCCTATAAGGGCCGGGGTGACGCCGAGCGGGCGCTCGAGGACCATATCGCCGCGGTCGAGGACTACACCCAGGCCATCCGCGTCGACAAGACCTACAAGAACGCCTTCTACGGCCGCGCCCGCTCGCTGATCGAGATGAAGGACTATGTGCGAGCCCAGGAAGACCTGCAGGCCGCGATCGATCTCGATCCCGAATTCGACTCCGCCTATTTCAGCCGCGGCTATGTGCGCTGGCAGCTCGGCGACACCGAGGGCGCGCTGTCGGACTATTCGAGGGCGCTGGCGCTGGAGACGGACTTCCCGGCCGCCCGGCTGGAGCGGGGACAGCTCTACGCCGCGCTCCATCGCTATGACGAGGCCATGGCCGATTACGACGAGGCCATCCGCGAACTGCCCGATCTCGCGCAGGCCTATGTCTCCCGCGGCATCGCCTGGCGCGAGCTCGGCGATTACGACAGTTCGCTCGACGACATGAACAAAGCCTTGTCGCTGCCGGCCAGCAAGGCCGATACGCTGGTGGAGCGGGCCAAGACCCATCTTGCCGCCGACCAGTACGACCTCGCCTTGGCGGACGCCGATGCGGCCATCGCCGCCCAGGACACCGTCCCCGACTATTACGCCCTGCGCGCCAAGGTGCAGGAGCGGCGCGGCCAGCGTGATGCTGCGATCGGCGACTTCCGGAAGGCCCTCGAGCTCGATCCCGCGAGCAAAGTGGCCAAGGCCGGCCTCTACCGCCTCGGCTCGACGCCATAG
- a CDS encoding aspartate aminotransferase family protein yields MTLSTKSVSPHDPAHSAILPTYARADVTFERGEGMWLIASNGDRYLDFGAGIAVNSLGHAHPHLVAALTGQAQKLWHTSNLFQMPDGERFAQRLVEATFADRVFFTNSGAEAMECAIKMARKYHSANGQPERYRVLTFEGAFHGRTLATIAAGGQAKYLDGFGPKVDGFDQIAFGDHEALDRAITPETGAILIEPIQGEGGIRGVPAVCLRGLRQLCDDKGILLIFDEVQTGVGRTGKLFAHEWAGVTPDIMATAKGIGGGFPLGVCFATEEAGKGMTYGVHGTTFGGNQLAMAVGNAVLDVVLEDGFLDHVRQVGLLLRQRLAELQDRFPDLIEEVRGQGLMLGLRTRIPPGEFAAALRAEKLVTIPAGDSVVRLLPPLIVSEEEVLEGIRRIEAACVALSSKPKTVG; encoded by the coding sequence CATGTGGCTGATCGCGTCCAACGGCGATCGCTATCTCGATTTCGGCGCCGGCATCGCCGTCAATTCACTCGGCCACGCCCATCCGCACCTCGTCGCGGCCCTGACCGGCCAGGCGCAGAAGCTCTGGCACACCTCCAACCTGTTCCAGATGCCGGACGGCGAGCGCTTCGCGCAGCGCCTGGTGGAGGCGACCTTCGCCGACCGCGTCTTCTTCACCAATTCCGGTGCGGAAGCGATGGAATGCGCCATCAAGATGGCGCGCAAATACCATTCGGCCAACGGCCAGCCCGAACGCTACCGCGTCCTCACCTTCGAAGGCGCGTTCCACGGCCGCACGCTCGCCACCATCGCCGCCGGCGGCCAGGCCAAATATCTCGACGGCTTCGGCCCGAAGGTCGACGGCTTCGACCAGATCGCCTTCGGCGACCATGAGGCGCTCGACCGCGCGATCACGCCCGAGACCGGTGCCATCCTCATCGAGCCGATTCAGGGCGAGGGCGGTATCCGCGGCGTGCCGGCCGTGTGCCTCAGGGGGCTGCGCCAGCTTTGCGACGACAAGGGCATCCTGCTGATCTTCGACGAAGTCCAGACCGGCGTCGGACGTACGGGCAAGCTCTTCGCGCATGAATGGGCGGGCGTGACGCCCGACATCATGGCGACCGCCAAGGGCATCGGCGGCGGGTTTCCGCTCGGCGTCTGCTTCGCCACCGAGGAAGCGGGCAAGGGCATGACCTATGGCGTGCACGGCACCACCTTCGGCGGCAACCAGCTGGCGATGGCCGTGGGCAATGCGGTGCTCGACGTGGTCCTGGAGGACGGTTTCCTAGATCACGTGCGGCAGGTCGGGCTGCTGCTGCGCCAGCGCCTCGCCGAGCTGCAGGACCGTTTCCCCGACCTGATCGAGGAAGTCCGCGGCCAGGGATTGATGCTGGGCCTGCGCACCCGCATCCCGCCCGGCGAATTCGCCGCCGCCCTGCGCGCCGAGAAGCTGGTGACGATCCCGGCCGGTGACAGCGTCGTGCGCCTGCTGCCGCCGCTCATCGTTTCCGAGGAGGAAGTGCTCGAAGGTATCCGCCGTATCGAGGCTGCATGCGTCGCTCTCTCCAGCAAGCCGAAGACCGTCGGATAA
- a CDS encoding cold-shock protein yields the protein MSTGTVKWFNTQKGYGFIQPDDGGRDVFVHITAVERAGMPELREGQKIGYEILTDRKTGKAAAGNLKPV from the coding sequence ATGAGCACGGGAACCGTGAAGTGGTTCAATACCCAGAAGGGCTACGGCTTCATTCAGCCGGACGACGGTGGCCGCGACGTGTTCGTGCATATCACCGCAGTGGAACGCGCCGGCATGCCGGAATTGCGTGAAGGGCAGAAGATCGGCTACGAGATCCTCACGGATCGCAAGACGGGCAAGGCCGCCGCCGGCAATCTCAAGCCTGTCTAG
- the argE gene encoding acetylornithine deacetylase produces the protein MAPQRFTPLEMTAKLVSFDTVSARSNIPLIDFVAGYLAAHGVESLRLPNEAGDKEALFATIGPVDRGGVCLSGHVDVVPVEGQDWSSPPFEARVADGRLYGRGSCDMKGFVATALALVPDFLAASLKAPIHLCLSYDEEITCYGSLDMIRRFGRDMPMPIACIVGEPTLMQVVDAQKSLSSYVTRVAGRPAHSAMPALGANALHAAARIVVELDDIADELRAAGDPSGRFDPGYSTVQAGLFSAGRAINIVPDEARIVWECRGVPALALEAIPDRIRAFSRDVVLPRLTRTAPDAAITTELQIRVPALAPDPGSPAETLALRLAGRNRTMAVSYGTEAGHFQEAGVPTVICGPGSIEQAHRADEWIALSELDACAGFLQRLAGELAA, from the coding sequence ATGGCCCCGCAGCGTTTTACGCCCCTCGAAATGACCGCGAAGCTCGTCTCCTTCGACACCGTGAGCGCGCGCTCCAATATTCCCCTCATCGACTTCGTCGCCGGCTATCTCGCCGCCCACGGCGTCGAGAGCCTTCGCCTGCCGAACGAGGCCGGCGACAAGGAGGCCCTGTTCGCCACCATCGGACCGGTGGACCGCGGCGGCGTCTGCCTTTCCGGCCATGTCGACGTCGTGCCGGTGGAGGGGCAGGACTGGTCCTCGCCGCCCTTCGAAGCCCGTGTCGCCGACGGCAGGCTCTACGGCCGCGGCAGCTGCGACATGAAGGGCTTCGTGGCGACCGCCCTCGCGCTGGTCCCGGACTTCCTGGCCGCGTCGCTGAAGGCGCCGATCCATCTGTGCCTCTCCTATGACGAGGAGATCACCTGTTACGGCAGCCTCGACATGATCCGCCGTTTCGGGCGGGACATGCCGATGCCCATCGCCTGCATCGTCGGAGAGCCGACGCTGATGCAGGTCGTCGACGCGCAGAAATCCCTGTCGAGCTACGTCACCCGCGTGGCAGGCCGCCCGGCGCATTCGGCCATGCCGGCCTTGGGAGCCAACGCCCTGCACGCGGCGGCGCGGATCGTCGTCGAGCTCGACGACATCGCCGACGAATTGCGTGCGGCTGGCGATCCGTCGGGCCGCTTCGATCCGGGCTACTCCACCGTGCAGGCCGGCCTGTTCAGCGCCGGCAGGGCGATCAATATCGTGCCGGACGAAGCCCGCATCGTCTGGGAGTGCCGCGGGGTGCCGGCGCTGGCGCTCGAGGCGATCCCTGATCGCATCCGCGCCTTCAGCCGCGACGTCGTGCTGCCCCGCCTGACGCGGACGGCGCCCGATGCCGCGATCACCACCGAGCTGCAGATCCGCGTGCCCGCGCTCGCGCCGGATCCGGGCTCGCCCGCCGAGACGCTCGCGCTGCGCCTCGCAGGCCGCAACCGAACCATGGCGGTCTCCTACGGCACCGAGGCCGGGCATTTCCAGGAGGCCGGCGTGCCGACGGTGATCTGCGGCCCCGGCTCGATCGAGCAGGCGCATCGCGCCGATGAATGGATCGCGCTGTCCGAGCTCGACGCATGCGCCGGCTTCCTGCAGCGCCTGGCCGGCGAGCTGGCCGCCTGA
- the argF gene encoding ornithine carbamoyltransferase produces the protein MPKHFLDLSDIPASGLREVLDLAAAIKAKRVKGQLAAERPLAGKTLAMVFERPSTRTRVSFDVGMRELGGETLMLTGAEMQLGRGETIADTARVLSRYVDAIMIRMLDHDAVRDLALNASIPVINGLTKFSHPCQIMADILTYEEHRGPIKGRTVTWTGDANNVLASWIEAAQRFDFTMRVATPPELSLRPEIVAWAKANGARLETGHDPHEMADGADCIVTDCWVSMGDDEGHRHNLLRPFQVDRKLMDAAKPDALFMHCLPAHRGEEVTDEVIDGPQSVVFDEAENRLHAQKGILAWCFGQSAGRNAA, from the coding sequence ATGCCGAAGCATTTTCTCGATCTTTCCGATATCCCCGCCTCCGGATTGCGGGAGGTCCTCGATCTGGCGGCCGCCATCAAGGCCAAGCGCGTCAAGGGCCAGCTCGCGGCCGAACGTCCGCTCGCCGGCAAGACGCTGGCCATGGTGTTCGAGCGCCCCTCGACCCGGACCCGCGTGTCCTTCGACGTCGGCATGCGCGAGCTCGGCGGCGAGACCCTGATGCTGACGGGCGCGGAGATGCAGCTCGGGCGCGGCGAGACCATCGCCGACACCGCCCGGGTGCTGTCGCGCTATGTCGATGCCATCATGATCCGCATGCTCGACCACGACGCGGTGCGCGACCTCGCGCTCAACGCGTCGATTCCGGTGATCAACGGGCTGACGAAGTTCTCCCATCCCTGCCAGATCATGGCGGACATCCTCACCTATGAGGAGCATCGCGGCCCGATCAAGGGCAGGACGGTGACGTGGACGGGCGACGCCAACAACGTGCTGGCCTCCTGGATCGAGGCGGCGCAGCGCTTCGACTTCACCATGCGCGTGGCGACGCCGCCCGAACTGTCGCTGCGGCCCGAAATCGTCGCATGGGCGAAGGCCAACGGCGCTCGGCTCGAGACCGGGCACGACCCGCATGAAATGGCCGACGGCGCCGATTGCATCGTCACCGATTGCTGGGTCTCCATGGGCGACGACGAGGGCCATCGGCACAATCTGCTGCGACCCTTCCAGGTCGACCGCAAGCTCATGGACGCGGCCAAGCCCGACGCCCTCTTCATGCACTGCCTGCCCGCCCATCGCGGCGAGGAGGTCACCGACGAGGTGATCGACGGCCCGCAATCGGTGGTGTTCGACGAAGCCGAGAACCGGCTGCATGCGCAGAAGGGCATCCTCGCCTGGTGCTTCGGCCAGTCCGCCGGCCGGAACGCAGCATGA
- a CDS encoding flavin reductase family protein yields the protein MFYEPRKGDHGLPHDPFKALVAPRPIGWITTRSLQGAVNLAPFSFFNAFQARPHLVGFAAGGRKDSVVFAEESREFVCNLVTEDLAVPMNATSARLPRGENEMEHAGLEAAPSRLVAPPRVARAAAALECRWTQTIHLQDAQGEPSDAWLVCGEVVGIYIDDRFVVDGRVDTAAMRVMARLGYQDYSVVERTFQLRRPE from the coding sequence ATGTTCTACGAGCCGCGCAAGGGCGACCACGGCCTGCCGCACGATCCCTTCAAGGCGCTGGTGGCGCCGCGGCCGATCGGCTGGATCACGACGCGGTCGCTGCAGGGGGCCGTCAATCTCGCGCCGTTTTCCTTCTTCAACGCCTTCCAGGCGCGGCCGCATCTCGTCGGCTTCGCGGCGGGCGGGCGCAAGGACAGCGTCGTCTTCGCCGAGGAAAGCCGCGAATTCGTGTGCAATCTCGTCACCGAGGACCTCGCGGTGCCGATGAACGCCACCTCGGCGAGACTGCCGCGCGGAGAGAACGAGATGGAGCATGCCGGCCTGGAGGCTGCGCCCTCGCGTCTCGTGGCGCCGCCGCGCGTGGCACGTGCCGCCGCGGCGCTCGAATGCCGCTGGACGCAGACAATCCACCTCCAGGATGCGCAGGGTGAGCCGAGCGATGCCTGGCTCGTCTGCGGGGAGGTCGTCGGCATCTATATCGACGACCGTTTCGTGGTCGACGGCCGCGTCGATACGGCAGCGATGCGGGTGATGGCGCGTCTGGGCTATCAGGACTATTCCGTGGTGGAGCGCACCTTCCAACTGCGCCGGCCGGAATAG
- a CDS encoding pyridoxal phosphate-dependent aminotransferase, translating to MPSFLDGLRPEALGAPESGIVEVMNYGRTREGMIPLWAGEGDVPTPAFITEAATRSLAAGETFYTWQRGIPDLREALARYHTNLFGKPFEPGRFFVTQSGMHALQTCVRMVAGKGDEVIVPSPVWPNFPAAIGVAGATPVMVPQIYTDAGWQLDRQRIADAVTPRTRGIFINSPSNPTGWVATPDDLAFVLDLARRHGLWIFADEIYTRFHYAGGRAPSFRDIRTPEDRIFFTDTFSKNWSMTGWRMGWIEAPPELGQTIENLVQYSTSGVAAFMQRAGIAALDRGESFVQHQIARARQGRDIVVDGLGATGKVRFAPVNGAFYLFFTVEGRPDVRRLGLEIVDDANVGLAPGTAFGPGGEGFMRLCFLRSPEQLQVATQRLVDWLGRI from the coding sequence ATGCCGTCCTTTCTCGACGGCCTTCGTCCGGAGGCGCTCGGCGCGCCGGAAAGCGGCATCGTCGAGGTGATGAATTACGGGCGCACGCGCGAGGGCATGATCCCGCTCTGGGCGGGGGAGGGCGACGTGCCGACGCCGGCCTTCATAACCGAGGCCGCGACGCGTTCCCTCGCCGCCGGCGAAACCTTCTACACCTGGCAGCGCGGCATTCCGGACCTCCGCGAGGCGCTCGCCCGCTATCACACCAATCTGTTCGGCAAACCGTTCGAGCCGGGTCGCTTCTTCGTCACGCAATCGGGGATGCATGCGCTGCAGACCTGTGTGCGCATGGTCGCCGGCAAAGGCGACGAGGTGATCGTGCCGAGCCCGGTCTGGCCGAATTTCCCGGCCGCCATCGGCGTCGCCGGCGCGACGCCGGTGATGGTGCCGCAGATCTACACGGATGCGGGCTGGCAGCTCGACCGCCAGCGCATCGCCGATGCGGTGACGCCCCGCACCAGGGGCATCTTCATCAATTCCCCTTCCAACCCCACAGGGTGGGTGGCCACGCCGGACGATCTCGCCTTCGTGCTCGATCTCGCCCGCCGCCACGGCCTGTGGATCTTCGCGGACGAGATCTACACCCGCTTCCATTATGCCGGCGGCCGGGCGCCGTCCTTCCGCGACATCCGCACGCCCGAAGACCGCATCTTCTTCACCGATACCTTCTCCAAGAACTGGTCCATGACCGGCTGGCGCATGGGCTGGATCGAGGCGCCGCCCGAACTCGGGCAGACCATCGAGAACCTCGTGCAATATTCGACCTCGGGCGTCGCGGCCTTCATGCAGCGCGCCGGCATCGCCGCACTCGACCGGGGCGAGAGCTTCGTGCAGCACCAGATCGCCCGGGCGCGCCAGGGGCGCGACATCGTCGTCGACGGGCTGGGCGCCACCGGCAAGGTCCGGTTCGCGCCGGTGAACGGCGCCTTCTACCTGTTCTTCACCGTCGAGGGCCGGCCGGATGTGCGCCGCCTCGGCCTGGAGATCGTCGATGACGCCAATGTCGGCCTCGCCCCCGGCACGGCGTTCGGCCCCGGTGGCGAAGGCTTCATGCGCCTGTGCTTCCTGCGCAGCCCCGAGCAGCTGCAGGTCGCGACGCAGCGGCTGGTGGACTGGCTCGGCCGGATCTGA
- a CDS encoding Hsp33 family molecular chaperone, translated as MMEPHLMEDDHILPFQAEGLDVRGRVVRLGPAIDTILRRHDYPAPVSRALGEAAALTLLLGTTLKFDGRFILQTRTDGPVRMIVVDFQAPDRVRACATFDRAAVDEAIAAGRSSTIDLLGQGHLAMTIDQGPDMARYQGIVALEGESLEAAADQYFRQSEQIPTRVRLAVAENYVAGKGQSWRAGGMMIQFLPSSPDRMRMADLPPGDAPEGAEILQQDGTLEDDAWVEAKLLMGTVEDHELTDPTVPAEELLYRLFHERGVRVFESSPVIEKCRCSREAVTSMLRNFSQQDRRDMVADDGSITVTCEFCNTRYEFDKAEADELAKA; from the coding sequence ATGATGGAGCCTCATCTGATGGAGGATGACCACATCCTCCCGTTCCAGGCCGAAGGCCTCGACGTGCGCGGGCGGGTCGTGCGCCTGGGGCCGGCCATCGACACCATCCTGCGCCGGCACGATTATCCGGCGCCGGTCTCGCGCGCGCTCGGCGAAGCCGCGGCGCTCACGCTCCTGCTCGGCACGACGCTGAAATTCGACGGCCGCTTCATCCTGCAGACCCGGACGGACGGCCCGGTGCGGATGATCGTCGTCGATTTCCAGGCGCCGGACAGGGTGCGGGCCTGCGCGACCTTCGACCGCGCGGCCGTGGACGAGGCGATCGCCGCCGGCCGGAGCAGCACGATCGACCTGCTCGGCCAGGGCCATCTGGCGATGACCATCGACCAGGGCCCCGACATGGCGCGCTACCAGGGCATCGTCGCCCTCGAAGGCGAGAGCCTGGAGGCCGCGGCGGACCAGTATTTCCGCCAGTCGGAGCAGATCCCGACGCGCGTGCGCCTCGCCGTGGCCGAGAATTACGTTGCCGGCAAGGGCCAGAGCTGGCGTGCCGGCGGCATGATGATCCAGTTCCTGCCGTCCTCGCCCGATCGCATGCGCATGGCGGACCTGCCGCCCGGCGACGCCCCCGAGGGAGCGGAGATCCTGCAGCAGGACGGCACCCTGGAGGACGACGCCTGGGTCGAGGCCAAGCTGCTGATGGGCACGGTGGAGGACCACGAACTCACCGACCCGACGGTGCCGGCCGAGGAGCTGCTCTACCGGCTCTTCCACGAACGGGGCGTCCGCGTGTTCGAAAGTTCGCCGGTGATCGAGAAATGCCGCTGCTCGCGCGAGGCGGTGACGAGCATGCTGCGCAATTTCTCGCAGCAGGATCGGCGCGACATGGTCGCCGACGACGGCTCGATCACCGTCACCTGCGAGTTCTGCAACACCCGCTACGAATTCGACAAGGCCGAGGCCGACGAACTGGCGAAGGCATAG
- a CDS encoding HoxN/HupN/NixA family nickel/cobalt transporter has protein sequence MPIPIRRFFTESTPDFKGRLIAIYVVLAILNLGGWLWALMAFHGNPALLGIALVVYGLGLRHAVDADHIAAIDNVTRKLMQERRRPVAVGFFFAIGHSLVIVIVAAAVAGAATLLGGFRSLQDIGGTISTGVSALFLFVIAAMNIMIFLSIYRSYRHVRIGGAYVEEDLDILLNNRGFLARIFRPVFRLVSRSWHMLPVGFLFGLGFDTATEVATFGVTATQAAKGVPFEAIMVFPVLFAAGMSLVDTTDGVMMLGAYDWAFVKPMRKLYYNMTITLVSVVVAVLIGGIETLGLIGDRFALTGAFWDFIAALNDNFNNLGFAIIAIFIAAWVISYIVYKAKRLDDFDMNTTRA, from the coding sequence ATGCCAATCCCGATTCGACGCTTCTTCACCGAAAGCACGCCCGATTTCAAAGGGCGGCTCATCGCCATCTATGTCGTGCTCGCCATCCTCAATCTCGGGGGCTGGCTGTGGGCGCTCATGGCCTTCCACGGCAACCCGGCGCTGCTCGGCATCGCGCTCGTGGTCTACGGGCTCGGCCTGCGCCACGCGGTCGATGCCGACCATATCGCCGCCATCGACAACGTCACGCGCAAGCTGATGCAGGAGCGGCGGCGGCCCGTCGCCGTCGGCTTCTTCTTCGCCATCGGCCATTCGCTCGTCATCGTCATCGTCGCGGCCGCCGTCGCCGGGGCGGCGACCCTGCTCGGCGGCTTCCGGAGCCTGCAGGACATCGGCGGCACGATCAGCACCGGCGTCTCCGCCCTGTTCCTGTTCGTGATCGCGGCCATGAACATCATGATCTTCCTGTCGATCTACAGGAGCTACCGCCATGTGCGCATCGGCGGCGCCTATGTCGAGGAGGATCTCGACATCCTGCTCAACAATCGCGGCTTCCTCGCCCGCATCTTCCGGCCGGTGTTCCGGCTCGTCTCCAGGAGCTGGCACATGCTGCCGGTCGGCTTCCTGTTCGGCCTCGGCTTCGACACGGCGACCGAGGTCGCGACCTTCGGCGTCACCGCGACCCAGGCCGCCAAGGGCGTGCCGTTCGAGGCGATCATGGTGTTCCCGGTGCTGTTCGCGGCCGGCATGTCGCTGGTCGACACCACGGACGGCGTGATGATGCTCGGCGCCTATGACTGGGCCTTCGTCAAGCCGATGCGCAAGCTCTACTACAACATGACGATCACGCTGGTCTCCGTCGTCGTCGCCGTGCTGATCGGCGGCATCGAGACGCTGGGGCTGATCGGCGACCGATTCGCCCTGACCGGCGCGTTCTGGGACTTCATCGCCGCGCTGAACGACAATTTCAACAATCTCGGCTTCGCCATCATCGCCATCTTCATCGCCGCCTGGGTGATCTCCTATATCGTCTACAAGGCCAAGCGGCTGGACGATTTCGACATGAACACCACGCGGGCCTGA